A DNA window from Mycoplasmopsis pullorum contains the following coding sequences:
- a CDS encoding alpha-amylase family glycosyl hydrolase, producing the protein MKKSLIFMKLATLAGSSCLLVPSCVNNAKKLKNWGDQEFTQKIQSQNMNHLSYILEAQNAKFIAPFNKQAPQSNVMYQLIVYSFADGNNDGIGDFIGLKNNLDYFSKLGVDTLYLSPIHPASSYHGYDVIDYLDVAPELGGMQAFDEFLIEAHKRGIAVILDLVFNHTSYEHPWFQAALRGEQKYRDFYRFYERKNDEHVQAYGIDDQNSIDIFLNIDKTRKPTNSEYVAEFWKGMPDLNLDNPEVVEELKAIQSFWSKKGVDGFRYDAFYHFWGSKNKYEPSDLDGTKTAKLFTQLRQASENAMNDGESRKSDKVFMFGEWWESPLNAKKYFAYQNNPALSSVIDGWHSKGLGNIQMNFNENDDFLNSMNDLEKTVNHHVEWLPFLDNHDVHRWINNVRINELNGTWNEELSKLDQDLMKFGLSALLVKQGTPILYDGNELMMHGGPKERGDNLIREAFPWSDAKKNVDFYEKRSGSEYSRIFLNSSKDIPTIEKQMSDSDSAYNLTKKLIQIRQANSDMFKMKNLDLDPSLVIDSKASIGISENSIVVRKNPKENDDFDYLVYYFSFNQSPQNWKMVLKDNYKITDVLIKQKVSINQNQIERSKSGFSIIGFKVKII; encoded by the coding sequence ATGAAAAAAAGTTTGATTTTTATGAAGTTAGCAACATTAGCTGGTAGCTCTTGCTTGCTAGTACCTTCATGTGTTAATAATGCTAAAAAGTTAAAAAATTGAGGTGATCAAGAATTTACTCAGAAGATTCAAAGTCAAAACATGAATCATTTGTCATATATTTTAGAAGCTCAAAATGCAAAATTCATCGCTCCATTTAACAAACAAGCTCCACAAAGTAATGTAATGTACCAATTAATCGTTTATTCATTTGCTGATGGAAATAACGATGGAATTGGTGATTTTATCGGTCTAAAAAATAATTTAGACTACTTTAGTAAGCTTGGAGTGGACACTTTATATTTATCACCTATTCATCCAGCTAGTTCATATCATGGATATGATGTGATTGATTATTTAGATGTAGCTCCAGAATTAGGTGGAATGCAAGCTTTTGACGAGTTTTTAATTGAAGCACATAAACGTGGAATCGCGGTTATTTTGGACTTAGTTTTTAACCATACTTCTTATGAACATCCATGATTCCAAGCAGCTTTAAGAGGCGAGCAAAAATATCGTGACTTTTATCGTTTTTATGAACGCAAAAATGATGAACATGTTCAAGCATATGGTATAGATGATCAAAATTCAATCGATATATTTTTAAACATTGATAAAACTCGCAAACCAACTAATTCTGAATATGTCGCAGAATTTTGAAAAGGTATGCCCGACTTAAACTTGGACAATCCTGAAGTGGTTGAAGAACTTAAAGCAATTCAAAGCTTCTGAAGTAAAAAAGGAGTCGATGGATTTAGGTATGACGCATTCTACCATTTTTGAGGTTCAAAAAACAAATACGAACCATCAGATTTAGATGGAACTAAAACTGCTAAATTATTTACACAATTGCGTCAAGCGAGCGAAAATGCGATGAATGATGGTGAATCAAGAAAAAGTGACAAAGTCTTTATGTTTGGTGAATGATGAGAAAGTCCATTGAACGCAAAAAAATACTTTGCTTACCAAAATAATCCAGCACTTTCAAGTGTAATTGATGGTTGACATTCTAAAGGTTTAGGAAACATCCAAATGAACTTTAATGAAAATGATGACTTTTTAAATTCAATGAATGATTTAGAAAAAACAGTTAATCATCATGTTGAATGATTACCATTTTTAGATAATCATGACGTACACCGTTGAATTAATAATGTAAGAATTAATGAATTAAATGGAACTTGAAATGAAGAACTTTCAAAACTTGACCAAGATTTAATGAAATTTGGTTTAAGTGCACTTTTGGTCAAACAAGGGACACCTATTTTATACGACGGAAACGAATTAATGATGCATGGTGGTCCAAAAGAAAGAGGGGACAATTTAATTCGTGAAGCTTTCCCTTGATCTGATGCGAAGAAAAATGTCGATTTCTATGAAAAACGCAGTGGAAGTGAATATAGTCGTATTTTCTTAAATTCATCAAAAGACATTCCAACTATCGAAAAACAAATGAGTGATTCTGACTCTGCTTATAATTTAACTAAAAAATTAATCCAAATTCGACAAGCAAATAGTGATATGTTTAAAATGAAAAATTTAGACTTAGATCCTAGTTTGGTAATTGACTCAAAAGCATCAATTGGAATTTCAGAAAATAGTATTGTAGTTCGTAAGAATCCAAAAGAAAATGACGATTTTGATTATTTAGTTTATTACTTTTCATTTAACCAATCACCGCAAAATTGAAAAATGGTTTTAAAGGATAATTATAAAATTACTGATGTTTTAATTAAGCAAAAAGTATCGATTAATCAAAACCAAATTGAACGTAGCAAAAGCGGATTTTCAATCATCGGTTTTAAAGTTAAAATAATTTAA
- a CDS encoding MurR/RpiR family transcriptional regulator, with translation MAKQNLIEKKYKSNLSNNQNNRYLIDFIESNPDLVIQLSAKELSVKVFCSQSTLTRFIQSLGFENYRLFQLYIQKRKYIVENNDLELKEEGQLSIHDIINNIHKHYKFSIEDAFERYSENFDNIREYIRRLKYCKNHIIFGIGESSFVGSYLSKNLNKIGITTHNISSVHDFFGLSHVLKDNCFVTVITRSSNTAEIFPVLSHLINNRIRHCVWTRNKSLERNDIRNVLIVNSLPQQHRITSAGSKIGFLFLADLIYFILVNRVDPKFSIFDEINSNIKKWNDSNK, from the coding sequence ATGGCAAAACAAAATCTTATCGAAAAGAAATACAAGTCGAATCTTTCAAATAATCAAAATAATCGTTATTTAATCGATTTTATAGAATCTAATCCTGATTTAGTAATTCAATTGTCTGCAAAAGAATTATCAGTAAAGGTTTTTTGCTCACAATCAACTCTGACTCGTTTTATTCAATCTTTAGGTTTTGAGAACTATCGTTTATTTCAACTTTATATTCAAAAACGTAAATATATCGTTGAAAATAACGACCTTGAGCTTAAAGAAGAGGGACAATTAAGTATTCATGATATCATCAATAACATCCACAAACACTACAAATTTAGTATTGAAGATGCTTTTGAGCGTTACAGTGAAAATTTCGACAATATTCGTGAATACATTCGTAGACTAAAATACTGCAAAAACCACATTATTTTTGGAATCGGAGAAAGTTCGTTTGTCGGTTCGTATCTGTCAAAAAATCTGAATAAAATCGGTATAACGACACACAATATTTCAAGTGTGCATGACTTTTTTGGTCTTAGTCACGTTCTAAAAGATAACTGTTTTGTTACAGTCATTACTCGTAGCAGTAATACGGCAGAAATTTTTCCGGTATTAAGCCATTTAATTAATAATCGAATTCGTCATTGTGTATGAACACGTAATAAATCGCTTGAACGCAATGACATTCGTAATGTATTAATTGTAAACTCATTACCACAACAACACCGCATTACTAGTGCTGGTAGCAAAATTGGATTTTTATTCTTAGCTGATTTAATTTATTTTATTTTGGTTAATCGCGTTGATCCAAAATTCTCGATTTTTGACGAGATAAATTCTAATATTAAAAAATGAAATGATTCAAACAAATAA